A genomic stretch from Telopea speciosissima isolate NSW1024214 ecotype Mountain lineage chromosome 7, Tspe_v1, whole genome shotgun sequence includes:
- the LOC122669897 gene encoding tyrosine-protein phosphatase DSP3-like yields MVVLSSKGREEERGAIVMTKVVEVREEEEGVLVPPSNFSMVERGIYRSGCPNESNFGFLESLNLRSIIYLCPEPYPEVNSEFLRSQNIKLFQFGIDGNKEPFVTNPKDAITEALKVLLDVRNHPVLIHCKRGKHRTGSLVGCLRKLQNWCLSSVFEEYQRFAGVKARVSDMRFIEMFDVSSLRHCLYSIIYRYQGYGMHNRRLVYPGDNLQKPQLTSS; encoded by the exons ATGGTGGTATTGTCATCGAAAGgacgtgaagaagaaagaggagcgATTGTAATGACAAAGGTGGTGGAagtaagagaagaggaagagggtgTCTTGGTTCCTCCTTCGAATTTCTCTATGGTTGAAAGAGGGATCTATAGATCTGGTTGCCCTAATGAATCTAATTTTGGTTTCCTCGAATCCCTAAATCTTCGATCAATCAT ATACTTGTGTCCTGAACCATACCCTGAAGTTAACTCTGAATTTCTTCGAAGTCAGAATATCAAGCTTTTCCAATTTGGGATTGACGGAAACAAG GAGCCTTTTGTGACTAATCCCAAGGATGCCATCACGGAAGCACTGAAGGTCCTACTTG ATGTTCGGAATCATCCAGTTCTGATCCATTGCAAACGTGGAAAG CATCGGACAGGTTCCCTTGTGGGTTGCTTGAGGAAACTCCAGAATTGGTGCTTGTCTTCGGTGTTTGAAGAGTACCAGCGGTTTGCTGGTGTCAAAGCCAGGGTATCAGATATGAGGTTCATCGAGATGTTTGATGTCTCATCTTTAAGACATTGTCTCTACAGCATCATCTACCGTTACCAGGGGTATGGGATGCACAATAGACGCCTTGTTTACCCAGGGGACAACTTACAGAAACCACAGTTAACTTCCAGTTGA